The Candida orthopsilosis Co 90-125, chromosome 3 draft sequence sequence TGCTGTTAAAGACAAACTTGTTAAAGAACTCCGCCTagattttgatttcgtCTATACTCCAATGCATGGAGTAGGTTTGgagatttttgaaaaatgcaTCAATTTGTTCGAAACAAATCGCTAtagtgttgttgaagagcAAAGCAAACCTGATCCTTCTTTTCCGACTGTCAGTTTTCCCAACCCTGAAGAAAAGGGAGCATTAGACTTGGCAATTACACAAgcacaacaaacaaatgcCAAATTAGTTATTGCCAGTGATCCTGATGCTGATCGTTTTAGTGTTGctattgttgataaacaaGGTAAATTCAGGCAATTGACGGgtaatgaaattggattttTATTCGCCATGTATGTGATTGAAAACTTGGACAAGGCAAAACTATCCAATACGTATTTGTTAAACTCGACTGTTTCTTCACaagtattgaaatcaatggcAGAGAAGTgtggtttcaattttattgaTACATTAACTGGGTTCAAGTGGATTGGAAACAAAGCCATTGACTTGGAGAATCAGGGGCACTTTGTTCCTTTTGGATATGAAGAAGCAATTGGATTCATGTTCAACTTAGTGCATGATAAAGATGGGATTTCTGCTGCCGTTGTATTCTTGCAATTGTACCAACAATGGTTCAGCAAAGGCGATGTGAATGTCATAGACAAGCTTGAACTGGGATATAAGGAATATGGATGGTTTAAAGATTTAAATGGGTATTACCGGCTAAGTGATGTTAGTCTTACCCCCAGGATTTTCAAATCGGTAAGATATTCCTACTCAGGTCATGAATCCCCTCAAACTATCGGTGACTTCAAGGTAACATACTGGCGTGATTTAACTATTGGATTCGACTCATCTGCGCCAGATCACAAGCCGATTTTACCAGTTGATCCTCATTCACAAATGATTACTGCAGTTCTTGAGCCGGTTGCAAAACCACAAAATGGCCAAGATCTTTCAGTCAGGTTCACGTGTCGCGGGTCAGGCACtgaaccaaaattgaaagtttacATTGAAGGTAAATCGAGTACTAGCGAGTCTGATGCGTTGAAAGTAGCTGGTGATTGTTGGGAGACGCTAAAAAGAGAATGGTTTAAGCCTAAGGAGTATGGATTAGAGGAAGTGAAGCcataaagatgaagatattttgaatagAGTGGCTCGTATTTTGACTAGTGATGTTGATCAACCTGCATGTGGTAGATCTTTTAAGTTTTCGTAGACAATTGAGGACTAGATTGTAATCGTTCAGTTTGTAGACATGGGTGCAGCTTCGAGTGCTTTGACGCCAGTTTCTTACTTCCCTGTGGCTTCAACCCCTGTTTCTCACGTTCTTCTCTCAACAAATGTCGTCTCTTATATCCTCGATATAGATATCTGTGGCTCTTAGGCAATTCAATGGTAGCGTGTTTTTCTCGATCAATGAATcccaaaaaaaaacattcAGTTGTCAATTTTACGAAAACAAAGTGATCATCGGTACagacaagaaaaataaCAATTCAGTCAACCATTATTTCCCTTGGATTTCGATCGACACCTGTCTAACGCCTTGTACCATATTGTCTACTAAATAAACCATCCCCGATGTCGTTACGAAGTTTGACGCCTGACCTTTATGGCACCAAAAAGAATACTGATTTACCGATGTATGTTAAGCTTCCCCCCTCCTCATTTATTTTCACACCCACGTTGATACTAACCTTGATACTAGATTTAACAAATTTACTCCGAAGAAACATTCTAATCGTATATTAATCAAGAGGATATTTTATACACTTGTACTTGTACTACTCACGTATACTATTTATTCCAACGTTATTGTCGGTGACAGTCCGAAACTTCCAtcactttcaaaatctgatattgaagataaTCTAGAAAGAGAGGTAGAGCTCCAgcgacaacaacaagaggAGGACTTACTCAACAATGATCACCAAGAATTTAAAGTTACCAAAGATGGTGTACAAGAAGTTACAGATCCAATGGAAATTACaactgatgatttgaaaagaaataatGTTGAATACTTTGACTTGAACGATTATCAAGGCTCATCTGATGGGAACAGTAAAGGTGATGTTGTGCTATTTCTTATGCCTTTGAGAAACGCTGAACATGTGTTGCCCATGGcattttacaatttgatgaatttaacCTACGACCACCTGTTGATAGATATTGCGTTCCTTGTATCAGACTGTTCTCCAGATGATACCACATTAGAAACTGTTTTCAGATACTCAATGGCATTGCAAAACGGTACtttggttgatttattaaaagaagaagaacaacaacaaaatggaGCGCAAGTGAAAGGCTCCAATGATTTGTACCAATCTTATATGGAACCTTCGTATATGGAAAACGTCAAAAAGGCCTACAGTAACCCAGAAACCCACCATAAAAATTACAGAACCCCATTTAGATCT is a genomic window containing:
- a CDS encoding Pgm3 protein (S. cerevisiae homolog PGM3 has activity and localizes to cytoplasm, nucleus), whose protein sequence is MKCVCSLVSSIFFVSRPYCRISSSNVCAKDPKSQFLLYILNCDYTTMSAISRDKLEQIAQDWVLVDPNEETKAEISNLVKNKHYSKLQRKLYPRIAFGTAGLRSSMESGFAHMNDVTVLQASQGLVEYLLTKFTNPSIVVGYDHRFHSQRFAEILASVALLKGFTVYYLGSTKNFSTESLKLYKGSFKNDDSASREYVHTPLVPFAIDHLNASGGVMITASHNPANDNGYKVYYANGCQIIPPQDADIAQSIENNLKPSSDDVWRIVENFENGIKGDKLKCIKHEIVKQYVSAVKDKLVKELRLDFDFVYTPMHGVGLEIFEKCINLFETNRYSVVEEQSKPDPSFPTVSFPNPEEKGALDLAITQAQQTNAKLVIASDPDADRFSVAIVDKQGKFRQLTGNEIGFLFAMYVIENLDKAKLSNTYLLNSTVSSQVLKSMAEKCGFNFIDTLTGFKWIGNKAIDLENQGHFVPFGYEEAIGFMFNLVHDKDGISAAVVFLQLYQQWFSKGDVNVIDKLESGYKEYGWFKDLNGYYRLSDVSLTPRIFKSVRYSYSGHESPQTIGDFKVTYWRDLTIGFDSSAPDHKPILPVDPHSQMITAVLEPVAKPQNGQDLSVRFTCRGSGTEPKLKVYIEGKSSTSESDALKVAGDCWETLKREWFKPKEYGLEEVKP
- a CDS encoding Van1 mannosyltransferase (member of Mnn9p family of mannosyltransferases); the protein is MSLRSLTPDLYGTKKNTDLPIFNKFTPKKHSNRILIKRIFYTLVLVLLTYTIYSNVIVGDSPKLPSLSKSDIEDNLEREVELQRQQQEEDLLNNDHQEFKVTKDGVQEVTDPMEITTDDLKRNNVEYFDLNDYQGSSDGNSKGDVVLFLMPLRNAEHVLPMAFYNLMNLTYDHSLIDIAFLVSDCSPDDTTLETVFRYSMALQNGTLVDLLKEEEQQQNGAQVKGSNDLYQSYMEPSYMENVKKAYSNPETHHKNYRTPFRSVTIFKKDFGQVIGQGFSDRHAVKVQGIRRKLMGRARNWLTSSALKADHSWVYWRDVDIETCPGNVIEELMSHDYDVMVPNVWRPLPTFLGNEQPYDLNSWIESDAALELAKTLAEDDVIVEGYAEYPTWRAHLAYIRDPNGNPREVVDLDGVGGVSILARAKIFRQGVHFPAFTFLNHAETEAFGKMAKKMGFRVGGLPHYTIWHIYEPSEDDLQKISKLERSRRRKAKHS